The genomic window aaaacaaatgagcAGGTGACGACTTACTGGGTCCCATTTCTTAGCACCGCGTTATGTTCTCTGAAAAGCTCATCTTATGCACTATTTGGATAAGTTTCACCATCGCGCCCATCTGAAAAGCTAAACGAACTGTTTTTCGACGCCCATGTGTGGTTCTTTCTCATTGGGCATTTTACAACCTAAGGGGGCGATAGCAAAAGTGCCCATATAACACaagaataattttctctcagttggaatttattttaaattcgCATTAGCAATGCACTTGCACGTTAAATGAGcatagaggaaggaaaaaaaaaatatatattattccaatttagtataaaaaattaatgtttctttttttacatttttcaaaaattttttaatttttgtgatACCCCCGGCGGGATTCGAACCCGCAACCTTTGGATTAGAAGTCCAACGCGCTATCCAATTGCGCCACGAAGGCTTCAAATTTGAACGTGCTCCTAATTATAATATTCCTAATGAAAAGTATATATTTTGGGTAGGCCTTCCCCAATTTCGCACGCTCAAATTTAACCCTACGCGAGCATGCGCTTCCTTTTGgcatttattatttaccTACATCTAACCCGATTTTAACTCAAAATGATTCACGAGCGGGTTGAACGGCCTCCCAGATtgagtaaaataaaaacccaGATAAGGCACCACAtgatattattttattttatcctactttgtattatttattcgttaatttattttttgcgaaCAATTCTATTTTGCCAACTTTTGGGGTGACACAAACGTCTGAAAGGCAGCTCTGGTTAATGCGCCTGACCCCGTTGTGCTTCTCTGCGTGGGGATGGCAGAATTAAATGACCTTTTTGGAAGCgcaaaaatatgaaccaAACCGGTGGGTGCGCCCCCTCTTCGCGGACTATTCATTAAGTCTTTTAAATAAAACTGCGCCATTGTGGCAGAGACGTTCCTCCGCGCAGAACATAGTGAAGGGCCCCCATTCGCGGGTCATACCGAAATGGCAaggttcacatttttcgaGGGTTCATTTGCCTTCTCACCTTGTGCCTGTCTGCGCATGCCTATTTTTACGTCCCCAGTATAGTTTTATCAGAGGGAACAAAAGGGAGCAGGATGAAGCAGTTGTGAATTTTGCACTGACCACGTCGCATTGGAGGTTACTCCCCGCAAACACACtgtaatttccttttccctcgAAATTGCTCaccaaaaaggtgaaaaggtaaaaatgggcACGCGAGCAAAATAATTGATCGTCCATTTAACACTCGCGCAGGTGTATGGTTACAAGGGAATGTTTTATAGACACTGTTTTGGGATGAGATCATTTTAGTTAgactcttctttttcacataAGCGATGACTCCTCCGATATGGCATTGTACGGTACAGGTACAGATTGGATTATGGGGTTGGCAAAACGGACTGCGTTTGCGCGTAGGGCAGACCCGCAACGGTATATGAGCACTAAGTAGAAGCATTCGCAGCAGGCATGCATGCGTGTAACTTGTAGGTGTACCTATAAATACTGCTACTATTTGtttgtatgtacacatgctGTTTCTATCTTTACACAGCTAGCTAAccatttttattgttatgtaaaaaaaaaaaaaaaaaaaaaaaaaaaaaaagtcttcttcGCTTGTCACATTACACACAATCAGGTAAAAGAAGGTTCAAATTTCGCTTCGTGTGTGCacgtgatttttttttttttactggcGTGTaagtacatttatatatgattaaaaaaaaaaaaaaatacaatgcTATGCTATGTAGGGGTTATCCACCACATCTAACAAGGTACAACGGCAAACACATTGTACAGGCACCAAAAAACGCAGTACACACAAGCACATTCGCGTaggcatatgtatatacgaGAAATACTCCTGAACATGCTGGAATCAAAGGGGTGAAACACTTTCGGCATGTCTTATCACACCGGTAGCTATATTGATAAAGGTTCCAAacagttttaaaaaaggaggatgtCGTAAAGTTCAGAAAATGttccctcaaaaaaaaaaaaaaagtataaaaaaaaaaaagcacatttaaacatctttccttccccactcATATATCAATAAGCATATTTAATTAGAGGTACAAATTTAAACCACGTAATGTAGAACACTTTTGGTTCGTGTGACGCTCGTGCATGCAAATGCACATGCACGTTATACATACGGTTAAAAggtgtaataaataaataaacaatttttttttgaatgttTCTAATGAAAAGGGTTAATAAAAGGGATGAGTGGGGATGCAATACTGCTACCATGATGAGATGCGTGTAGCATGCTGCGTGCAGGCGATGCATATAGGCAAACGGAATGATACGGATGAGTATGAAATGGGCGGATGTACAAACGGGTGGACGGGCGGTTAACGGTGGCTAGGTGTATCTGCGCGAACTGAATCGGGTGGATACATGATAGGTGTCTCTCGCTGCTTTCATgaataatgtaaaaaaaggtaaaatgcatgcacacatatatatacattatatttaTACCTAAAACgcattaataaaataagcgGCACAAAAACACACACCACACAATAGGTACGTGGCCAAACGTAGGCACGGGCGGCAGGAATATGCTTGCCGCTATGACCGTACGACGGGCACATACACTTGACGTTAATTAAAATGGCGTGTGGATTTATAAAAACTACATAGTGTGCGGGggtaaaattataaatgaaaaaaaaaaataataaataaagggaaaggcgtatttttaattcaaaatgggttaacaaaaaaaaaaagggaagataatgagaagggggaagaggcggctccatttttatatacatatataaatatacgcGTGTATGCAAAAGAGACACCTGTGTGTGTGCACGCAATGGGTATACaggtatatatacaatggTATAAATTATCATCGCGGGATAAATGGGGGGGTAGTACATAGGAACATAAATATGGAGGTAAAGTATACCGCTAAAATGTAAAGATAAACCAGCATGAAATAGTCCTACACACGCAGTTGTTCGATGTGTCCATTTTGGAAGTGTGTgcttagaaaaaaaaaaaaggggaagtccGGTTATGTGGGAACTACTACCGGCGCCTTTGCAACGTACGACGGGCTGTAGGCTGCAAAGGAGAATATCGCTGCGGTTACGGAGGCtaagggaggggggaaaaaaggagaaaaatgaataaataaccAAACAAATAAAGTTAATGTTAAACATGGAGTGTCTAAATGACGCTTCTAATATCGCCACTCCCAAATGACTCACCCGAAAAGGACACCGTGATGATccaggaaagaaaaatggtcCTAAAGAGCTTCAAGTTCACGCAGGAGGTGTTCAAAAAGGATAGGAAGCAAAACAagctcttcttctttacagGCACATTTGCATTCTTATCCATTGGGGACATATCCTTGCCCAGTAGCTTCATTCCCTGGTTGTTGGTTCCACAGTTGGCGTCATTTTCTTCCGATATTTTTGCCTCTACGAGACCCACACCAATTACACTAGATACTGCACAATGGGTGGAACTGAGAGGTATACCACAGATACTAAAAAGTAGGACGACCAACCCGGAAATAAGTTCAATGGTGAAACCTCTAGAAGGAGTAATTCTAATTAACTTCATTCCCACGGTTCTAATGACTCGATAACCTAGAACGGACAGACCAAGGGACATGGACAGACCTCCAAACAGAAGAATGTACCACTGCACTTTTAGCTTCCCTTTAATACCGTTATTATACGTGTTAAAAACTGCAGCAAAAGGACCTATTGCATTAGCCGTGTCGTTTGCACTTTGGgccaccacccctaaaataGCACTAATAATCTGGAGGGACGAAAAAACAATCTCTGTCTGCTGGTCAAAATTCTCGATCACCGTTTGGGATATATTACTACCAACACTGTTGGTGCCACTGTCAATGCTGCTGCCAACTCTGGCTAagtttccactttttttactctccaaaatttcatttttctcatccATACTTTTCATGTTAATGACCGTTTGGTAGTTCTGTTCGGCTTggtttttcctcttctcaCAGTGTAACCCAGAACCAGGGAAAATTGGCCCCCCAACAGaagctgctgttgttgtagTTATTGATCCGCTAATCCCTTGTTGCTGCGATGCCCCGCTAACTCCCTTTTGTTGCGTAACTCGGGTCTCATTCGAAGCAACCGAATTGAGGCTACTATTGTTGATGTTACAGATCGTATTGTTATTCGCgtctttgccatttttctccaaatcATTTATCATGTCATCTCCGAATAGCTTCTTCCTAAAACTGAAGTTGTTTAGTCTCTTGTTATATACTACGTAGATAATGGCGGATCCAATGCATGTGAGGATGCTGGAAAGGACCAGACAAGCTATCGTAGAGTACAACGGATGGGCTGCTGTCCAATCTTGAATGTAACATGGAGATTCAGTGATGAAGTGTGTGCCCCTTTTCATCTTACATGTCATATTCAACACTATCGGGTTCTGAAACACTAAGAACACACTAAACGGCTGGgtaatgagaaaaatgagGAACCAATACGATCTTTTAATTATTTGGAAAgaattcctcctcctcaatATCAAATGGCGTATTAGGGAAAACGCTATGGCTGAACAACTTCCTGCCAATATCGGTGCTGCAAACCATGATATCACTATACTGTGTATTTTCTCCCATTTTATCGATTTACTATGCCCTGCTGCCAGTCCAAAGCCTAACAATGCTCCTACTATACTGTGCGTTGTCGATACTGGCAAACCTAAACATGTGGCTATAGCTAGCCAGATGGTTGCACCCATAAGGGCGCAAAACATACCAAGCATCAGAAATTCGGGCGCATCGTAAAAAGCTTCAaagtttattatttttgaTCGAATAGAATCTGTGACTGTTCCACCAAGTAAGGAAGCTCCTAAtgcctcaaaaaaaaaggcaattaTTAAAGCTCTCTTAATGGTTAGTGCTTTGGATCCAATGGAAGTGCTAAACGTGTTCGCTATATCATTTGCTCCTGTCACAAATGCCATACAAAAACATGCTACACCACTCGCGATGACCAACCATAACATGTCAGGAGTTGTTACCATTTGATTTTGTGaacttttttgcttttttattacctactctagggggggaagggaaaaaggaggacagAAAATGAAGCGATATAAACGTTGCAATCACATTTTGAATGTGCTTTCTTATTTCCTCACAGCCGGGGCAAATTTGGTACAAATTTGGTGCAAATTCCCCCGATTCCTTTCTTTACCCTCTTCAAACTTACATAAAGtaacaaaagggggatgtTGGTGTGAGGAAATTTCCACGCGCCCTGTGCAAGTGAGCTCTACGCGTGAGTATCTCCAAGTGAGCACCTCCACGTAATGGCTTAGCTGCTGCGCGCCTCTGTACACCTGCGTCGCCTTACTATTTTGTGTTGCTCCGCGGTGCGTTAAATTGATCTACTCAAATTAGTTCGGATTTGTTAAGTCGTTCAAGTAGACTTGGGCAAACTGCTCAGCTGCCTCGTTTGAACCAAATTTAATCGTGCTCAAACTTGTGTGGATAAAACTTTGGGCCTCACTAAAAGGAAGATACTTCTACGCGTGTGTGTAGAGGTCTCAAATTGCAAATCAGACTACACGTTGAGTTTAAATATAtgtttttgtttaatttattCGGTTTGTTTTATTCCTCGCTGTGTTTAATCTTTGGCATCAACGTTCATaatctgcaaaaaaaaagggggccataaatgtaaaaacgtATTAGCGAGGGAGTCGACCAAAGGGTGGATTCATGCCGACAAACAGATGGAACACTTCACAACGGTATGATCTGTGAACATGGCATTACACACATGATGGACGCGCATTTGGGTGAACTCTCCCCGTGCGCAAATGTCTATAGACATGATATACACGCATCACGCATTCGAAAAGTGATCATGACACTTGTACGCATTTATGTCGACAAAGGGGGCGGTTGAGGAGCAACACAGACATTCCACATACCAATTATGCCACTCGTCCGATCAGAACGAGTGACTATgcagggtgaaaaaaaaaaaaaaaaaaaaaatatattctcaAATTCGATGCGGCAAAGATGGggaaaatgtgtgcatgGATGAACTGTGTTCAATTtattgcataaaaaaaaaaaaaaaaatttcagcatTGGCACATTGaataaataagcattttACCCCTTTCTCACGAGCTAAAAAGTGGGTTGCGCAGGTGGTCGttaaaaatacatatgtagTTAATAATCGCTGCAAGTAATTTGACGCTCCCCGGGGAATATTCtccacatgcatatgtatacacaacTGCACGGATGAAAATGTATTTACTGACCGGGCGTAGCTACGCAATGTAAAGCCGAGCGTGGAATGTACACATGGCAAACATAGATGACGCGGTCGAGTTGGGCAAATGAAACAAATGACGCAATTGGCACAACTCCTTTTTGccgttttccctttcttcctttttcacttaCTTAATTGGgcaaaaagtttttttttttttccgtgatTGAAGATAAGGCaaatatttgcaaaaaaatatcccAGAAAAGTAAtacgtacatgtacatatatatgtacataaacgCGCgcgtactttttttatgtataaatggtataatatgaatatatgaCTAATTCTTGTACATTTGGGCTTATAACTTAAACTTGCGTAAATTGCTTAAACTGCTTAAATTGCGCAAACTTGCTTAAAAATCTTTTAAAACGTATAAATCGTTACTTTTACATATAAACTTTTCGTACATAAAATaaggacttttttttctgttggtGAATTTTgcttgtgttttttttgctcttttatGTATTGTActaacatatgtatatataatattgtataaatgaaataatgCTGTTCCTgtttgttcaatttttctgatatttttttggcGCCTTTTTTGGTGAATATGGCGAAGTTGTttaatttgttaatttgttatttttgttaattttgttaattttgctaattttgcttattttgttgaatttttttttttttttttttttttttgaaggggTATAAAAAGCCAACATGTGAggatttatatatgtgcatataagaaaaaaaaaaaaaaaaaaaaaatccgcactacacttatatatacatttggagagaatgttaaaaaaaaaaaaaaaaaaaaaaaagccagtGCACCTGGCATGTGTTACTTAAGTGTATTAACCAACAGCAAAcgtatacttatatatacatagttgTTTATGTTTACATACGTACGTGTAGATATGTTACATTTATATACGTAAGTGCTGTGCATGCTCACGgtagatatatatttatacactcTGCGATGTCATGTGCGGATAGGGCAGAGCGTGTGTACCGCACAGCGTCATGAGCTCTCACCCAAAGTacgtgttttttcttctgtttttttgctacttttttgctacatttttttctgctttattttctacctttttttctactttttttttttttttttttttttttttcgctaatttttttttttttcacatgacAGCTGTGCGGGCTCTACAACGCATTTTCGCGCACTGTCGTTTGTTCTTTAGgttaattttaaaagtggCACTCCTTAAATATACACGAACTGTTCAACCGGGGGGACACACCCCCTCGCCTCGCAAATGTAAAGCACATGTAATGTGCGCGTCATGTGTACCTGCTATGCGCATGTGTTATGTTCACATGGCGATGtaagcgtaaaaaaaaaaaaaaaaaaaaaaattcccatcCGACATGtaacatttatttatatgtatatatgcgcacGTTTGGGGGGGCAATCCAACATCCGCAGCTGCCATTTTAATGCTGTGTCATATGTaaaattatatgcacataagcataatgaacatatgcacatttttgcaaatgtgCTACAAATGTGCGAGTGGTACAAGTGTAcgcgtatgcatatattttttcttgacCCCTTGGGGGAGGCCAACTGATACGTTCACTAAGTGTACGTGCAACGCAGTCTCTAAATTAACGttgcaaaagggaagggggatAAAAAAGATGCCCGTCATATATTCCCCCATAGGTGTGGGAAAGGGTATGCAATATGGGTACAACTTATGTCCACTTTACGGAGAATGCCTTTTCTTCAAAACGGGAGTTATACTGTGTCACGGTAGCTAAGCACTattaaaaacattttacgACCAGGGATAATAACCCCCTTGGGTAAAACAACAGGGTGATCATTCTCTACCTGTACACACTGCGGACATTACTGTCATGTTGCGAACtggtataaatatattaagtGAACGCTTAAGCCCTACCATGCCTCGCTGAGCAGGTTTGCCCAGCTTGCATGAACTGCGCAGGAAT from Plasmodium coatneyi strain Hackeri chromosome 12, complete sequence includes these protein-coding regions:
- a CDS encoding Phosphate transporter, which gives rise to MVTTPDMLWLVIASGVACFCMAFVTGANDIANTFSTSIGSKALTIKRALIIAFFFEALGASLLGGTVTDSIRSKIINFEAFYDAPEFLMLGMFCALMGATIWLAIATCLGLPVSTTHSIVGALLGFGLAAGHSKSIKWEKIHSIVISWFAAPILAGSCSAIAFSLIRHLILRRRNSFQIIKRSYWFLIFLITQPFSVFLVFQNPIVLNMTCKMKRGTHFITESPCYIQDWTAAHPLYSTIACLVLSSILTCIGSAIIYVVYNKRLNNFSFRKKLFGDDMINDLEKNGKDANNNTICNINNSSLNSVASNETRVTQQKGVSGASQQQGISGSITTTTAASVGGPIFPGSGLHCEKRKNQAEQNYQTVINMKSMDEKNEILESKKSGNLARVGSSIDSGTNSVGSNISQTVIENFDQQTEIVFSSLQIISAILGVVAQSANDTANAIGPFAAVFNTYNNGIKGKLKVQWYILLFGGLSMSLGLSVLGYRVIRTVGMKLIRITPSRGFTIELISGLVVLLFSICGIPLSSTHCAVSSVIGVGLVEAKISEENDANCGTNNQGMKLLGKDMSPMDKNANVPVKKKSLFCFLSFLNTSCVNLKLFRTIFLSWIITVSFSASVTAAIFSFAAYSPSYVAKAPVVVPT